In one Neobacillus sp. CF12 genomic region, the following are encoded:
- a CDS encoding MFS transporter has product MELLESKAKTRSTYIYFFIIGIVLIAFNLRPAITSLGPLVGMIQEDVGLAHWSAGLLMSLPLVVFAIMSPLVPKIANKLTNELTLIMGLTSLLVGIAIRSIPMTLFLFTGTFLAGLGIAIGNVLLPAVVKEKFPEKFGLMTSVYSTSMGLIASLASGVSIPLAMNLNLGWQGAQIVWALPVVVAIIAWIFLRKNNLGNSRVIQQKEIADANRLWRTPLAWQIAIFMGFQSFLFYVTISWLPEILHSHGMSMGAAGWMLSFTQLVGLPASFFIPVLAGRSQSQVRISFMLGMCAVAGYSGLLLGSSYPILIVSIVLIGIALGGSFPLALTFIGLRARSANQAAALSGMTQSTGYILAAVGPLFIGYLYDMAHSWTIPIITLIVVSVVVIIFGMLSGRNRYV; this is encoded by the coding sequence TTGGAATTATTAGAGTCAAAAGCGAAAACGAGATCAACTTACATATATTTTTTTATAATTGGGATTGTACTTATCGCCTTTAATCTGCGCCCGGCGATTACCTCACTAGGACCTTTAGTTGGTATGATTCAGGAAGATGTTGGACTTGCACATTGGAGTGCAGGTTTATTGATGAGCCTGCCTTTAGTGGTTTTTGCGATCATGTCGCCGCTTGTTCCAAAAATAGCGAATAAGTTAACAAATGAATTGACGTTAATTATGGGGTTAACGTCTCTTCTAGTCGGTATTGCGATTCGATCGATCCCGATGACCTTATTCCTTTTTACTGGGACTTTTTTAGCTGGATTGGGGATTGCGATTGGTAATGTTCTTTTGCCAGCAGTTGTGAAGGAGAAGTTCCCAGAAAAATTCGGATTGATGACCAGTGTATATTCAACCTCAATGGGACTAATCGCATCTTTAGCATCCGGTGTCAGTATTCCTTTAGCAATGAATCTAAACCTTGGGTGGCAGGGGGCCCAAATTGTATGGGCTTTACCTGTAGTAGTGGCAATCATCGCATGGATTTTTCTTCGGAAAAATAATTTAGGGAATTCCAGAGTTATACAACAGAAGGAGATTGCTGATGCTAATCGACTTTGGCGTACTCCTCTTGCCTGGCAGATCGCCATTTTTATGGGATTTCAGTCGTTTTTATTTTATGTAACGATTTCTTGGCTGCCTGAAATCTTACATAGTCACGGAATGAGTATGGGAGCTGCGGGATGGATGCTATCCTTTACCCAACTCGTAGGATTACCGGCCAGTTTCTTCATTCCCGTCCTCGCAGGACGTTCACAATCACAGGTAAGGATTTCGTTCATGTTAGGGATGTGCGCCGTTGCTGGGTATAGTGGATTATTGTTAGGCTCATCCTACCCGATTTTAATTGTAAGTATTGTTTTGATTGGGATCGCGCTGGGAGGAAGTTTCCCCTTAGCGCTAACCTTTATAGGACTTCGCGCACGAAGTGCAAATCAAGCAGCAGCATTATCAGGAATGACCCAATCAACAGGGTATATTCTTGCAGCAGTAGGTCCGTTGTTTATTGGCTATTTATATGATATGGCGCATTCATGGACCATTCCCATCATTACCCTTATTGTAGTTTCGGTCGTTGTAATCATATTTGGAATGTTATCCGGCCGCAATAGGTATGTATAG
- a CDS encoding DoxX family protein has translation MFNNFLRENKISAAILTIIRLYLGYAWFTAGFGKITGGFDAAGYLKNAVANPVKGPDGNMVYGWYVNFLESFALPNIDVFNFIVPWGETLIGLGLMLGCLTTAAMFFGLVMNFSFFLAGTVSHNPTDIFLGFIILTAGYNAGRYGLDRWVVPFIRKTVGKAKVTA, from the coding sequence ATGTTTAACAATTTTTTAAGAGAAAATAAAATCTCAGCAGCTATTTTAACTATTATTCGTTTATACCTTGGGTACGCTTGGTTCACAGCTGGTTTTGGTAAGATCACAGGAGGATTTGACGCTGCAGGATACTTGAAAAATGCAGTAGCAAATCCAGTAAAAGGTCCAGATGGTAACATGGTTTACGGCTGGTATGTGAACTTCCTAGAAAGCTTTGCACTACCGAATATTGATGTCTTTAACTTCATCGTTCCTTGGGGCGAAACATTGATTGGTTTAGGACTTATGCTTGGATGTTTAACAACTGCAGCTATGTTCTTTGGTCTAGTGATGAACTTCTCTTTCTTCTTAGCAGGAACTGTTTCTCATAACCCAACTGATATCTTCTTAGGCTTCATCATTTTAACAGCAGGATACAACGCAGGCAGATACGGTTTAGACCGCTGGGTAGTTCCATTCATCCGCAAAACAGTTGGTAAAGCAAAAGTAACAGCATAG
- a CDS encoding (Fe-S)-binding protein gives MTTLLEQEKIQQQFKERMNEDELLNCMRCGFCLPTCPTYIESGYKESHSPRGRIAMMKAVVDGIVEPDEDFERSLELCLGCRACEPVCPSGVNYGHLLEEARDIINQNKKHSLPVRAIRKTVFEGLFPHQNRMRTMVGLLGFYQRSGIQTLARKTGYLGLLPDNLATMEKVLPKVPTMKEMKNRPEHLPALTEKVHKVAFFSGCLMDTMFMKTNDATTKLLQLAGCEIVIPKEQTCCGALHGHSGEKDSAKKLAKKNIAAFEDLGVDFIITNAGGCGAFLVDYNHLLKDDPVWSERAVAFKEKIKDISEILVAVSFHKKVKLELPPQVITYQDSCHLRNVMKTASAPRTLLGAIKGVQFKEMKEADRCCGSAGIYNIVESEMSMVMLDYKMVQAKATHATTIVTANPGCLLQMQLGIEREGLSGKMRGVHIVDLLAEAVK, from the coding sequence ATGACAACTTTACTCGAACAAGAAAAAATTCAACAACAATTCAAAGAGCGGATGAACGAGGACGAGCTGCTAAACTGCATGCGCTGCGGCTTTTGTCTGCCAACCTGCCCAACCTATATCGAATCTGGCTATAAAGAATCTCATTCTCCTCGAGGACGGATTGCGATGATGAAAGCAGTCGTCGACGGGATTGTTGAACCGGATGAGGATTTTGAACGGTCACTGGAACTCTGCCTCGGATGCCGTGCCTGTGAGCCGGTCTGCCCTTCTGGTGTCAATTACGGCCACTTACTTGAAGAAGCGCGAGACATTATTAATCAAAACAAGAAGCATTCATTACCCGTTCGAGCGATTAGAAAAACGGTTTTTGAAGGGTTGTTCCCGCACCAAAATCGTATGCGTACGATGGTTGGCTTACTTGGTTTCTATCAGCGCTCAGGGATCCAAACCCTTGCACGTAAAACGGGTTATTTAGGGCTTTTGCCTGACAATTTAGCCACGATGGAAAAAGTACTTCCGAAAGTTCCGACCATGAAAGAAATGAAAAACCGTCCTGAGCACCTGCCGGCATTGACGGAGAAAGTCCACAAGGTTGCTTTTTTCAGCGGTTGTTTAATGGATACGATGTTCATGAAGACAAACGATGCAACCACGAAATTATTGCAGTTAGCAGGCTGTGAAATTGTGATTCCGAAGGAGCAAACCTGCTGCGGGGCTTTGCACGGTCACAGTGGTGAAAAGGATTCGGCGAAAAAGTTGGCGAAGAAGAACATCGCTGCCTTTGAAGATTTAGGTGTCGACTTTATTATTACCAATGCTGGCGGCTGCGGGGCCTTCCTTGTTGACTATAATCACCTATTGAAGGATGACCCTGTTTGGAGCGAACGGGCAGTGGCGTTTAAAGAGAAAATAAAGGATATTTCTGAAATTCTTGTAGCGGTTTCTTTTCATAAAAAAGTGAAATTAGAACTTCCACCTCAGGTGATTACCTATCAGGATTCCTGTCATTTACGAAATGTGATGAAAACCGCTTCGGCACCTCGAACACTGTTGGGGGCGATAAAAGGGGTACAGTTCAAGGAAATGAAAGAGGCAGACCGTTGCTGTGGTTCTGCTGGTATCTATAATATCGTCGAGTCTGAAATGTCGATGGTCATGCTTGACTACAAAATGGTTCAAGCCAAAGCGACCCACGCGACCACCATCGTAACCGCCAATCCTGGATGTTTGCTGCAAATGCAACTTGGAATCGAGCGTGAGGGCTTGTCAGGTAAAATGCGTGGAGTTCATATCGTAGATTTGTTAGCAGAAGCAGTAAAATAG
- the glcD gene encoding glycolate oxidase subunit GlcD, with protein MLSNEVKEKLISIVTKANFDDSKIERLVYSYDATPNFQSMPDAVVSPRNAEEVSQILKVCNEYGVPIVPRGSGTNLCAGTCPTEGGVVLLFKHMNQILEIDEENLTITVQPGVITLDMIHAIEEKGIFYPPDPSSMKISTIGGNINENSGGLRGLKYGVTRDYVIGLEAVLPNGDIIRTGGKLAKDVAGYDLTRLFVGSEGTLCVITEATLKLIPMPETRKTMLALYQDLNAAARSVSKIIANKIIPTTLEFLDQATLKVVEDYAQIGLPIDVQAVLLIEQDGPPEVVERDITKIAEVCKQENAVSIQIAATEEEAMALRTARRAALSAVARLAPTTILEDATVPRSEIANMVKAINEITEKYNLTICTFGHAGDGNLHPTCATDARDHEEMERVEKAFAEIFEKAIELGGTITGEHGVGAMKAPYLEWKLKKEGIAAMMGIKQAFDPNNIMNPGKVFAKDSKKRVVITR; from the coding sequence ATGCTCTCGAATGAAGTAAAAGAGAAATTAATTTCAATTGTCACAAAAGCAAACTTCGACGATTCTAAAATAGAACGTTTAGTCTATTCCTATGACGCGACACCTAACTTCCAGTCGATGCCGGATGCTGTGGTTAGTCCGCGAAATGCAGAGGAAGTTTCACAAATTTTGAAAGTTTGTAATGAATACGGAGTTCCAATTGTTCCACGCGGCTCTGGTACCAACCTTTGTGCAGGAACATGCCCAACCGAGGGCGGGGTTGTCCTTCTTTTTAAACATATGAACCAAATCCTTGAGATTGACGAAGAAAACCTAACGATTACCGTTCAGCCAGGTGTCATTACGCTCGATATGATTCATGCCATTGAAGAAAAAGGTATTTTCTATCCACCCGATCCAAGTTCGATGAAAATCTCTACAATTGGCGGCAATATCAATGAGAATTCAGGCGGCTTGCGTGGTCTTAAATATGGTGTAACAAGAGATTATGTAATCGGCCTTGAAGCGGTACTGCCAAATGGAGATATCATTCGTACGGGTGGAAAACTGGCAAAAGATGTGGCCGGTTATGATTTAACGCGTCTGTTTGTCGGCTCTGAAGGAACACTTTGCGTTATTACCGAAGCGACCTTAAAGCTGATTCCTATGCCAGAAACACGTAAAACTATGCTGGCTCTTTATCAAGACCTTAACGCTGCTGCGCGTTCTGTTTCAAAAATAATAGCTAATAAAATCATTCCAACTACTCTTGAGTTTTTGGATCAGGCTACTTTAAAGGTAGTCGAAGATTATGCTCAAATTGGGCTGCCAATAGACGTTCAAGCGGTTCTTTTAATCGAGCAGGATGGTCCACCGGAAGTAGTAGAACGCGATATAACTAAAATTGCTGAAGTATGTAAGCAGGAAAATGCGGTTTCAATTCAAATTGCCGCAACAGAAGAGGAAGCAATGGCGCTAAGAACAGCGCGTCGTGCGGCACTTTCAGCAGTTGCACGCTTAGCACCGACGACCATTCTAGAGGACGCAACCGTCCCTCGCTCAGAAATTGCAAATATGGTAAAAGCAATAAATGAAATTACCGAAAAATATAATCTGACGATTTGTACCTTTGGTCATGCGGGAGACGGGAATCTTCACCCTACCTGTGCAACCGACGCAAGAGACCATGAAGAAATGGAACGCGTCGAAAAAGCGTTCGCTGAAATTTTTGAAAAAGCGATTGAATTAGGCGGAACGATTACCGGAGAGCACGGAGTCGGTGCGATGAAGGCCCCTTACTTGGAATGGAAGTTGAAAAAAGAAGGAATCGCTGCGATGATGGGGATCAAACAGGCCTTTGATCCGAATAACATCATGAATCCAGGAAAAGTCTTTGCGAAAGACAGCAAGAAACGCGTGGTGATTACAAGATGA
- a CDS encoding sugar diacid recognition domain-containing protein: protein MLQPELAEKIVREVQRLISEEIIVVNIDGMIMASTNRERIGAFHEGALLTSQQKKKLIITEKETPRLQGVKAGINLPIFFQHDVIGVIGITGDPQSVTPFGEIIRKMTELLISENYYGEQFDYHSRAMETFVLEWLQAHVQSPDLLERARALTINMDLNRIALIIEFEQREFPLSRDVWSSILNSFSQNKNDVLTRSGNERIIILIDCSASFQPAAVKNRLEQYLQFIKNSFGIAAYAGVGQCAPPTNLHQSYAQAERALKMAKRTRKIIFDEELTLEMITGELASEVKTEYIQRTIAPLLGERDLLDTLVELFKQNHSLKNTAQALHIHINTLHYRLKKIEEVTHLNPNQIHDLFCLYLAVLFLDEYPKIE from the coding sequence ATGCTTCAACCCGAACTTGCTGAAAAAATTGTCAGGGAAGTCCAGCGATTAATTTCAGAAGAAATTATCGTTGTGAATATAGATGGTATGATTATGGCAAGCACCAATCGTGAGCGAATAGGGGCCTTCCATGAAGGAGCTTTACTAACGTCTCAACAAAAGAAAAAGCTCATTATCACTGAAAAAGAAACTCCTCGTTTACAGGGGGTTAAGGCGGGAATCAACCTCCCAATCTTTTTCCAGCATGATGTCATTGGCGTAATTGGAATTACAGGTGACCCCCAAAGCGTTACACCCTTTGGTGAAATCATCCGCAAAATGACGGAGCTGTTAATTAGTGAAAATTATTATGGAGAACAATTTGACTATCATTCCCGAGCGATGGAAACATTCGTCCTCGAGTGGCTCCAGGCGCATGTTCAAAGTCCTGATTTACTTGAACGAGCCAGGGCTCTGACCATTAATATGGACCTTAACCGCATAGCCCTAATCATTGAGTTTGAACAAAGAGAATTTCCTTTATCAAGGGATGTATGGTCATCAATTCTGAACTCTTTTTCCCAAAATAAAAACGATGTGTTAACAAGATCTGGAAATGAGCGAATCATCATTTTAATCGATTGCTCTGCTTCCTTCCAACCAGCAGCCGTCAAAAATCGGCTCGAGCAGTACCTCCAATTTATTAAAAATAGCTTTGGTATTGCTGCTTATGCTGGTGTTGGACAATGTGCCCCTCCTACTAACCTGCACCAATCCTATGCGCAGGCAGAACGAGCATTAAAAATGGCAAAAAGGACTAGGAAGATTATTTTCGATGAGGAATTAACGCTTGAAATGATTACCGGGGAACTTGCATCAGAGGTAAAAACCGAATACATTCAGCGGACCATTGCACCGCTTTTAGGCGAAAGAGATCTTCTAGACACCTTAGTTGAACTTTTTAAACAAAACCATTCATTGAAAAATACAGCACAAGCCCTGCACATCCATATCAATACGCTGCATTATCGTTTAAAGAAAATCGAGGAAGTAACCCATTTGAACCCCAATCAAATCCATGATTTATTTTGTTTGTATCTCGCTGTTCTATTTTTAGATGAATATCCCAAAATAGAATAA
- a CDS encoding Cof-type HAD-IIB family hydrolase codes for MKYKLFATDLDGTLLNEHREIDKENIQAIHEYRERGGRVVICSGRSPLSTRWIANTIGLKGEPIIAYNGAVILDETGEVSEQAVFQHDHLLNFWELCEGEGIYAHFYEGDTLLVPTETKWNRNWIENNIPALEKTGGRIEDLERFRGQCQVKLVDDFYQYVKSNQPVITKIAVFNDDDKLANFSKLIEEQVGEMEISSSFNFLNLEISPSGVSKASSLLKLSEKLDIPISQMAAIGDNYNDSLMLSAAGLGIAMGNAPEAVKELADHVTGRNDEAGVAQAIRRYLFE; via the coding sequence TTGAAATATAAATTATTTGCAACAGATTTGGACGGAACCCTATTAAATGAGCATAGAGAGATTGATAAGGAAAATATTCAAGCGATTCATGAGTACCGCGAAAGAGGAGGCAGAGTGGTCATCTGTAGTGGTCGTTCCCCTCTTTCAACACGCTGGATTGCCAATACAATTGGTTTAAAAGGAGAACCGATTATTGCTTATAATGGTGCGGTTATCCTTGATGAAACTGGCGAGGTCAGTGAGCAGGCTGTTTTTCAACATGACCATCTCCTGAATTTTTGGGAGTTATGTGAAGGGGAAGGCATTTATGCTCATTTTTACGAAGGTGATACCTTGCTAGTTCCGACAGAAACGAAATGGAATAGGAACTGGATTGAGAATAATATCCCTGCCCTTGAAAAAACGGGGGGAAGAATAGAAGACCTTGAGCGTTTTCGTGGACAATGCCAAGTAAAGTTAGTCGATGATTTTTACCAATACGTCAAGTCCAATCAACCTGTGATCACGAAAATAGCCGTATTTAATGATGATGACAAGCTTGCTAATTTTTCAAAGTTGATTGAAGAACAGGTGGGTGAAATGGAAATCAGCAGCAGTTTCAATTTCTTAAATTTAGAAATTTCACCCTCAGGTGTGAGTAAGGCTTCGTCCTTGTTAAAGCTTAGTGAGAAACTCGATATCCCAATCTCCCAAATGGCTGCGATTGGTGATAATTATAATGATTCCCTTATGCTCTCGGCGGCAGGACTGGGAATTGCCATGGGAAATGCACCGGAAGCCGTAAAGGAACTTGCTGATCATGTTACTGGCCGAAACGATGAAGCAGGAGTCGCACAGGCAATCCGACGATATTTGTTCGAATAG
- the murQ gene encoding N-acetylmuramic acid 6-phosphate etherase: protein MIEENLELLTTESRNEDTMQIDTAEARDIVRMMNEQDQLVALAVEEVLPEVEAAVNFVVESFKKGGRLIYLGAGTSGRLGVLDAVECPPTFSTEPEMVVGLMAGGEGAFLKAVEGAEDSIELGVNDLKNLDLTENDTVIGIAASGRTPYVIGALRYARSIGAKTVALSCNKNAAISKEADQAIEVIVGPEVLTGSTRLKSGTAHKMVLNMISTSSMILLGKAYENLMVDVKVSNLKLKERAIGIIRKITGVSYEVALETLEKSGLQVKTAIVMIKCETTKEEAEKLLANANGYVKIAIQQ from the coding sequence ATGATCGAAGAAAATCTCGAATTATTAACGACCGAGTCCCGAAATGAAGATACGATGCAAATTGATACGGCCGAGGCCCGAGATATAGTACGCATGATGAATGAACAAGATCAATTGGTAGCACTAGCTGTCGAAGAAGTTTTACCAGAAGTGGAGGCAGCGGTTAACTTCGTCGTTGAATCCTTTAAAAAAGGCGGACGCCTCATTTATTTAGGTGCCGGAACAAGCGGCAGATTAGGTGTATTGGACGCAGTGGAATGTCCGCCTACTTTTAGCACAGAACCAGAAATGGTTGTAGGGTTAATGGCAGGAGGAGAAGGTGCCTTTCTAAAAGCGGTTGAAGGTGCTGAGGATAGCATAGAACTTGGTGTAAATGACCTAAAGAATTTGGATCTGACAGAGAACGACACCGTTATCGGAATTGCAGCCAGCGGCCGGACACCTTACGTAATCGGAGCCCTTCGCTACGCTAGAAGTATTGGAGCGAAAACGGTTGCGTTATCGTGTAATAAAAATGCGGCGATTAGTAAAGAAGCAGACCAAGCCATTGAGGTCATTGTCGGCCCAGAGGTTCTAACCGGATCCACTCGCTTGAAGTCAGGTACGGCTCACAAAATGGTTTTGAATATGATCTCGACTTCATCGATGATTCTTTTGGGCAAAGCCTATGAGAATTTAATGGTTGATGTAAAGGTGAGTAACCTGAAATTAAAGGAACGTGCCATTGGGATTATCCGTAAAATTACCGGCGTTTCGTATGAAGTTGCTTTGGAGACATTAGAAAAATCAGGACTTCAAGTGAAAACGGCCATTGTGATGATTAAATGTGAGACAACCAAAGAGGAAGCAGAAAAACTATTAGCAAACGCGAATGGGTATGTGAAAATCGCAATTCAACAATAG
- a CDS encoding MurR/RpiR family transcriptional regulator: MATGGLKMLQNMLDQLPASERKIAQYILENPRSILNSTVNDIGTQAKTSGAAVIRLCKSLGLNGFQDLKVRIAGDLVKPAEQGYRDIEPGESYFSIVQKTTSNSIQSIRDSEEIINYEELERAVHTLLPAQNVHFFGIGASNIIAKDAQQKFLRIQKNATAFTDTHLVATLIANAGKDDVVFAISHSGETAEVVKVMALAKERGVKTVSLTKYGQSSVASLADVKLFTSYSGEAPFRSAATSSRLAQLYMMDILFLSMATVQYEQTIHAIDQTREAIRFIKEGN, encoded by the coding sequence GTGGCGACAGGCGGTTTAAAAATGCTTCAAAATATGCTTGACCAGCTGCCCGCTTCCGAGCGGAAAATCGCTCAATACATTCTTGAAAATCCAAGAAGTATTTTAAACAGCACGGTCAATGATATCGGAACCCAAGCGAAAACAAGTGGAGCAGCGGTCATTCGATTGTGTAAATCACTTGGTTTAAATGGTTTTCAAGATTTAAAGGTAAGAATTGCGGGCGACTTAGTGAAACCTGCTGAGCAAGGATATCGAGATATTGAACCTGGAGAATCTTATTTTTCCATTGTTCAGAAGACCACCAGCAATAGTATCCAGAGTATTCGCGATTCTGAGGAGATTATCAATTATGAGGAATTGGAGCGCGCGGTTCATACGCTGCTCCCTGCTCAGAATGTCCATTTTTTCGGAATTGGAGCCTCGAATATTATTGCCAAGGACGCCCAGCAAAAATTCCTACGGATTCAAAAAAATGCAACCGCTTTTACGGATACCCATCTTGTTGCTACATTGATTGCGAATGCGGGTAAGGATGATGTAGTGTTTGCTATTTCTCATTCTGGTGAAACGGCAGAGGTTGTTAAAGTGATGGCACTAGCGAAAGAGCGCGGTGTGAAAACGGTTAGTCTGACCAAATACGGACAATCTTCGGTAGCATCTTTAGCAGACGTTAAACTTTTTACCTCTTATTCAGGGGAAGCACCTTTTCGAAGTGCAGCAACATCATCACGACTTGCGCAACTATATATGATGGATATTTTGTTTTTATCGATGGCAACGGTTCAATATGAACAAACGATTCATGCGATTGACCAAACTAGAGAAGCGATTCGTTTTATAAAAGAAGGAAATTAA
- a CDS encoding PTS transporter subunit EIIC encodes MAGENKILAEKILEQLGGANNIGNYTHCMTRLRVTPKDDSIINKAAIKKIDGVLGVVEEETLQIILGPGKVNKVTEEFGKLIDAAGGINLKEKAASTKAEINKKNATPFKMFLRKIAGIFIPLIPALVASGLITGITKAVIQAGWLAGDSQLATILSVIGSGLFGYLGILVGTNAAKEFGGSPALGAIAGILIINPAVAGIHLFGADLLPGRGGLIGVLFAAIFIALVEKQVRKYVPTSLDLFITPTVALLVTGIVTYLVFMPLGGFVSDIITKGLTSLLDMGGVVAGFVLGATFLPLVVTGLHQGLTPIHLELINTIGDDPLLPILAMGGAGQVGAAFAIYLKTKKTRLKRAIGGGLPAGILGIGEPLIFGVTLPLGRPFLTACLGAGVGGAFQAAFGIATVAIGVSGLPLAFLVVTGQVLLYLVGVLIAYAAGFLFTYLFGFNDDMAGEFD; translated from the coding sequence ATGGCTGGAGAAAATAAAATTTTAGCTGAGAAGATTCTTGAACAATTAGGCGGCGCTAATAACATTGGCAACTACACACACTGTATGACAAGACTTCGTGTTACACCGAAGGATGATAGTATTATCAACAAGGCTGCCATTAAAAAGATAGATGGTGTTCTTGGAGTGGTGGAGGAGGAAACCCTTCAAATCATTCTGGGACCTGGAAAAGTAAATAAAGTAACAGAAGAGTTTGGTAAGTTGATCGATGCTGCAGGCGGAATCAATTTAAAAGAAAAAGCAGCGAGTACAAAGGCAGAAATCAACAAAAAGAATGCAACACCATTTAAAATGTTTTTACGAAAAATAGCTGGTATCTTTATTCCGTTAATTCCTGCCCTTGTTGCGTCAGGTTTAATTACAGGGATCACAAAAGCGGTGATCCAAGCAGGATGGTTAGCAGGAGACTCTCAACTTGCGACAATTCTTTCTGTAATTGGTAGTGGATTATTCGGATATCTGGGAATTTTAGTTGGTACGAATGCAGCGAAGGAGTTTGGCGGTTCACCAGCACTTGGCGCGATTGCGGGTATCCTAATTATTAACCCGGCTGTTGCAGGCATTCATTTGTTTGGCGCAGATTTACTTCCTGGACGCGGTGGATTAATTGGCGTTCTGTTTGCAGCCATCTTTATCGCTTTAGTCGAAAAACAAGTACGCAAGTATGTTCCAACTAGTTTAGATCTTTTCATCACACCAACTGTGGCCTTATTGGTTACTGGTATTGTTACTTATCTTGTTTTTATGCCGCTTGGTGGTTTCGTTTCAGATATTATCACAAAAGGGTTAACTTCATTGCTTGATATGGGTGGTGTCGTTGCTGGATTTGTACTTGGTGCAACGTTCCTGCCACTTGTTGTAACGGGTTTACACCAAGGTTTAACACCGATTCACTTAGAGTTAATTAATACAATCGGTGATGACCCACTTCTTCCAATCCTAGCAATGGGTGGAGCAGGTCAAGTAGGTGCAGCGTTTGCTATCTATCTTAAAACAAAGAAAACTCGTTTAAAAAGAGCAATTGGCGGCGGTCTGCCAGCAGGTATTCTTGGAATCGGTGAGCCATTAATTTTCGGTGTTACCCTTCCATTAGGTCGTCCATTCTTAACAGCATGTTTAGGTGCTGGTGTCGGTGGTGCGTTCCAAGCAGCGTTTGGAATTGCAACCGTAGCAATCGGGGTATCTGGTTTACCACTTGCGTTCCTAGTTGTGACAGGTCAGGTTCTCCTTTATTTAGTAGGGGTATTAATTGCCTATGCAGCAGGATTCTTGTTCACGTATTTATTCGGTTTCAATGATGATATGGCTGGTGAATTTGATTGA
- a CDS encoding MupG family TIM beta-alpha barrel fold protein, whose translation MIGISFYLNDPLAEERIERAGKMGVKRAFTSLHIPEESGDLAGRAMVLLQCAKNAGIEVYADVSLKTPGHLELESLFDLKSLGVSGLRLDDFFENELIVKLAKAFKLALNASILFEEDVRALLDGGLKASQLLAWHNFYPRIETGLSDWFFQSQNELFGKYGIPVSAYIPGDGEKRGPLFEGLPTLEEHRDMDPFLAALELFHFGVEDVYIGDPEVSEELLRKLINFDRDDCVEIVIEGFQEGEFKLRPDFSRDVRRFMDTRSVDAVVPENTTERWMGSITRDNDSYGRYRGEIQITLCDLPADERVNVVGKVVEEDIVLLSYLKPGQKVKFIHA comes from the coding sequence TTGATCGGGATTTCCTTCTATCTCAATGATCCTCTAGCAGAGGAGCGCATTGAGCGTGCTGGAAAAATGGGTGTGAAGCGGGCATTTACCTCGCTTCACATTCCCGAAGAATCCGGTGATTTGGCGGGTCGTGCAATGGTGCTGCTCCAGTGTGCGAAGAATGCAGGGATAGAAGTTTATGCGGATGTGTCATTAAAAACACCCGGTCACTTGGAATTAGAAAGTTTGTTTGATTTGAAATCACTTGGCGTCAGCGGTCTCAGGCTCGATGACTTTTTTGAAAACGAGTTGATAGTGAAGCTGGCGAAAGCGTTCAAACTCGCACTGAATGCCAGCATTTTGTTTGAGGAAGATGTGCGGGCATTGTTAGATGGCGGGTTAAAGGCGAGCCAGCTTTTGGCTTGGCATAATTTCTATCCAAGGATTGAGACTGGATTATCGGATTGGTTTTTTCAGTCGCAAAATGAACTTTTTGGGAAATATGGAATACCGGTTAGTGCCTATATTCCAGGGGACGGGGAAAAACGTGGTCCGCTGTTTGAAGGCCTGCCAACGCTGGAAGAGCATCGAGATATGGATCCGTTTTTAGCTGCATTGGAATTGTTCCATTTTGGAGTCGAGGATGTTTATATCGGGGACCCAGAGGTAAGTGAGGAGCTACTAAGGAAATTAATCAATTTTGACCGTGATGATTGTGTGGAGATTGTGATTGAAGGATTTCAAGAAGGGGAGTTTAAGCTTCGCCCTGATTTTTCCCGTGATGTTCGTCGGTTTATGGATACGAGAAGTGTTGATGCGGTTGTTCCTGAGAATACCACCGAACGTTGGATGGGTAGTATCACAAGAGATAATGATTCTTACGGACGGTACCGTGGCGAGATCCAAATTACGCTATGTGACTTGCCTGCTGATGAACGGGTCAATGTTGTCGGAAAAGTAGTGGAGGAAGATATTGTGCTTCTTTCCTATTTAAAACCAGGACAAAAGGTGAAATTCATACATGCATAG